The following are encoded together in the Streptomyces sp. NBC_00358 genome:
- a CDS encoding carbohydrate ABC transporter permease yields MSAVATSGRTSAAGRKSSGPRRSKLGWNLLGLLVFAVAGFPVYWMLNTAVKPAKDAIDSDPSLFPTGFTLDNFRRALNIADFWGPVGRSLIVSLSVVVIGIVVGMLAALAISRFAFRGRKAVIVGILAVQMVPLVAMIIPIFLLLNDLGQYDKLSGLVITYLTFILPFTVWTLRGFIVNIPKELEEAAMVDGCSRTGAFIRVVFPLLAPGMVATSVYAFIQAWNEYLYALMLLSQQNQTATVWLGNFTTKHGTEYAPMMAGSTMMALPIVVLFLLVQRKMAAGLTAGAVKG; encoded by the coding sequence ATGAGTGCCGTCGCCACGTCCGGGCGTACGTCCGCCGCGGGGCGGAAGTCCTCCGGTCCCCGCAGGTCCAAGCTCGGCTGGAACCTGCTCGGCCTGCTCGTCTTCGCCGTCGCGGGCTTCCCCGTCTACTGGATGCTCAACACGGCCGTCAAGCCGGCCAAGGACGCCATCGACTCCGATCCGAGCCTGTTCCCCACCGGGTTCACGCTCGACAACTTCCGCCGCGCGCTGAACATCGCCGACTTCTGGGGCCCGGTCGGCCGCAGCCTGATCGTGTCGCTCTCGGTGGTCGTGATCGGCATCGTGGTGGGGATGCTGGCCGCGCTGGCCATCTCCCGCTTCGCCTTCCGCGGCCGCAAAGCCGTGATCGTCGGCATCCTCGCGGTCCAGATGGTCCCGCTGGTCGCCATGATCATCCCGATCTTCCTGCTGCTGAACGACCTCGGGCAGTACGACAAGCTCTCCGGCCTGGTCATCACGTATCTGACCTTCATCCTCCCCTTCACGGTGTGGACGCTGCGCGGTTTCATCGTCAACATCCCGAAGGAACTGGAGGAGGCGGCGATGGTCGACGGATGCAGCCGCACGGGCGCCTTCATCCGCGTGGTCTTCCCGCTGCTGGCCCCCGGCATGGTCGCGACCTCCGTCTACGCCTTCATCCAGGCCTGGAACGAATACCTCTACGCGCTCATGCTGCTGAGCCAGCAGAATCAGACCGCCACCGTCTGGCTCGGCAACTTCACCACCAAGCACGGCACCGAGTACGCCCCGATGATGGCCGGATCCACCATGATGGCCCTGCCGATCGTCGTCCTGTTCCTCCTCGTCCAGCGCAAGATGGCCGCGGGTCTGACCGCGGGCGCCGTGAAGGGATAA
- a CDS encoding carbohydrate ABC transporter permease → MSAADTTTPAKVPPPRQAPPPAVPAAAPRAKRTAGTAAAPWVLLAPCLLILALVLGYPLVRLVTLSFQKFGQSQLWGFQPAESVGFDNFSKVLSDSEFWAVVVRTVLFAGGAVVFTMVVGMLIALLLQRVSGWVKTLINIVLVASWGMPIIVATTVFKWLFDSDYGVFNALLSKLPGVDMIGHNWFASGTQGLSVIMLLVVWGAVPFVVITLSAGLTQVPAELEEAARLDGAGAWGVFRHVTLPILKPIIVMLTTLSVIWDMGVFPQVFVMRGGHPEAEFQLLTTYSYDRAFVVNDYAQGSAIALLTVVLLLGVVAVYMRQMLQIGEVE, encoded by the coding sequence ATGAGTGCCGCAGACACGACCACCCCCGCCAAGGTGCCGCCACCGCGGCAGGCACCGCCACCGGCCGTCCCCGCGGCGGCACCACGCGCCAAGCGGACCGCGGGCACAGCGGCGGCCCCCTGGGTCCTGCTCGCCCCGTGTCTGCTGATCCTCGCGCTGGTCCTCGGCTATCCGCTGGTACGCCTGGTCACGCTCTCCTTCCAGAAGTTCGGGCAGTCCCAGCTCTGGGGCTTCCAGCCGGCCGAGTCGGTCGGCTTCGACAACTTCTCCAAGGTGCTCTCGGACAGCGAGTTCTGGGCGGTGGTCGTCCGCACGGTCCTCTTCGCCGGCGGGGCCGTCGTCTTCACGATGGTCGTCGGCATGCTGATCGCGCTGCTCCTCCAGCGGGTCTCCGGCTGGGTGAAGACACTCATCAACATCGTGCTGGTGGCCAGTTGGGGCATGCCCATCATCGTGGCGACCACGGTCTTCAAGTGGCTCTTCGACTCCGACTACGGCGTCTTCAACGCGCTGCTCAGCAAGCTCCCCGGCGTCGACATGATCGGCCACAACTGGTTCGCGAGCGGTACGCAGGGCCTGAGCGTGATCATGCTCCTGGTCGTCTGGGGCGCGGTGCCGTTCGTCGTCATCACCCTCAGCGCGGGACTCACCCAGGTGCCCGCCGAGCTGGAGGAGGCCGCGCGGCTCGACGGCGCGGGCGCCTGGGGCGTCTTCCGCCATGTCACGCTGCCGATCCTCAAGCCGATCATCGTGATGCTCACGACCCTCTCCGTCATCTGGGACATGGGGGTCTTCCCGCAGGTCTTCGTCATGCGGGGCGGTCACCCGGAAGCGGAGTTCCAACTGCTCACCACGTACTCGTACGACCGCGCCTTCGTCGTCAACGACTACGCGCAGGGGTCGGCGATCGCCCTGCTGACCGTCGTCCTCCTGCTGGGCGTGGTGGCCGTGTACATGCGTCAGATGCTGCAGATCGGAGAGGTCGAATGA